AGCGATTTCTACTTGTGGCCCATCTACAAGCGCAACCGCGCGCACTCGCCACCCCTTGACAGCGAGCGCACCCGTGTCTGCTTCTTCCTCTATTCCGATCGGAAAGAGCGGAACACCGAGACGAAGGCGTTCCGCCGGCGGGTTGACTTCTGGCCGTTCTACACCCATCGCCGCGATTTCCACGGCAACCGCCGGTTGCAGGTCCTGGCCCCGCTCGAACCATTCCTGCCGACGAGCAAGAGCATCGAGCGTGATTACTCGCCGCTCTGGTCAGTCTGGCGCGCTGAAGCAGACGCCAGGACGGGCGCCCGCAGCCAATCATTGCTCTGGAACCTCTATCGGCACGAGGCGACGACTGACGCTAGAAAGTGCTCGCTTCTCTTTGGGCTCTTCCAGTATCAATCCAACCCGGAAGGCAAACGTATGCGACTATTCTATGTTCCGTTCCACCGGACGAAGGAGCCCGCGCGCGGGACGGATGATGCCGCGCGGGCAAAGGCCGGGTAGAGAGGGTGTGCTAACGGCGTCTAGTCGCACCCCCCCCTGATCCCCTTGCCTTGTTTTGTGATCTAACGGCTGCAGTATGTTTCAAAATATCGGAGAGATGGTAGTGCTGTTCTGGCGCACGCTGGTGGCGCTGCCGCTGACCTGGCGCCAGCGCAATAAGGTGTTCGACCAGTTCTTCGAAATTGGCAACGCCAGCCTGCTCATGGTTTGCATCCTTTCCTTCTTTATTGGGGGGGTCATCGCCTTGCAGACCGGTCCGCTGCTGGTCGAACGTGGCCTGGGCAGCTACGTCGGGGGGATCGTCGGCTATGCCATTGCCAAGGAACTGGCGCCCGTGATGATGGCAATCCTGATCGCCGGCCGGATCGGCTCGGCCATGGCAGCCGAAATCGGCTCCATGCGCGTTTACCAGGAAATTGATGCGCTCCGCACAATGAACATCAACCCCATCCACTACTTGGTGCTGCCGCGTCTCACCGCCATCGCCGTCGCCCTGCCGCTGCTGGTGACCATGGCAATCCTCGTCGGCTGGCTGGGTGGGGTGGTGGTGTGCTCTGCCAACGACCGGATTGCCGTCTCGTCCGAGTCGTTCTTCAATGCGCTGCGCTCCGCGGTGGCGTTGAAAGACGTGGCCAACGGCGTCTTCAAAAGCTTCATGTTTGCCTTGATCATCGGGGTTGTGTCCTGCCATCAGGGATTAATTACCCGGGGCGGACCGCGCGGCATCGGCCGCTCGGTCACCAAGGCGGTCGTCAACTCAATCGTGTTGATTGTAATCTCCGACTATCTCCTGACCCGGGTCCTCCTTCACTGATGAACAGTGCTTTGTCGCATCAAGTTGGCGTCGGCATCCAGGTGCGCGGTTTGCGCAAGTCGTTTGACGGCCAGGAGGTGCTGCACGGCCTGGATTTCGAGGTGCAACCGGGGGAGGTCTTCGTTATCATGGGGCCCAGCGGCAGCGGCAAAACCGTCCTCCTCAAACATCTGATCGGTCTGGAGGAGCCCGATGCCGGGGAAATCCTCATCGAGGGCCAGCCTATTCAATCGCCCGAGGTCATGAGCCGCTACCGCATGGCGATGGTGTTTCAATCCAGCGCTCTGCTCAATTCGCTGAGCGTGGGGGAAAATGTTGGCCTTTACCTTTCCGAGCACCGGCTGCAGCCGCCGGCGGAAATCGAGCGCATTGTTGCCGAGAAACTCGAGGTCGTAGGCTTGAAGGGCGCCGAACAGAAGATGCCCAGCGAACTCTCCGGCGGCATGAAGAAGCGCGTCGCCATTGCCCGCGCCCTGGTCATCGAGCCACAACTGATTTTGTATGATGAGCCCACCAGCGAGCTCGACCCGCTTTCGGCGGTGGTCATCGCCGAGGAAATTGTCCAGCTCAATAACCGAATCCAGGTTACTTCGCTGGTCGTTTCCCATGACCGGGATCTCGCCTTTGGAGTCGCCGATCGCATCGCCGTCATCAACCAGGGCCGGATACTGACCATCGGCACTCCTGACGAGGTGAAGCAGCACGGAGATCCGCTGGTACAGCAATTCCTCCAAGCCAATTTCAAGCGCCTTTAATCCCTTTTAAAACCATAGAAAGCAAAGCATATGAAAAACTCGTTGGAAACCCGTCTCGGCTTCTTTGTCGCCCTGGCCGTGCTGGCGTTTGCGATCATCCTCGAACGAGTGGGCAGCCTGGAGATGTTCGAGCGCGGCAAGCAGGTAAACGCCCTGTTCGCCAATATCCAGGACCTCAAGGTCGGCGACCGCGTCAAGATGGCCGGGGTTGAGGTCGGGCGTGTCCAGGGAATCGAGCTCACGAACAACCGCGTATGGGTAAAAATGAAGCTCCGCCCCGTCGCCGAGGTCAAGACCGACAGCACGGCCACCATCAAGTTCACCGGCTTAATGGGACAGAACTTTGTTTCTATTGACTTCGGCACGCCGCGCGGCGAACCGCTCCGGGAGGATCAGTACATCAACACCGCCGAGCAGGCCGACCTCAGCGCCATGATGCAGAAGATTGACAAGGTCGCTGAGGGCGTTGAAAACGTCACCAGGAGCTTTACCGGATTCAAGATTGACACGCTGGTCGGCCCGCTGAGGGATTTCGTCACGGCCAACAAAGACCCTCTCACAGCGACCATTTCCAACATGCAGGCGATCTCCTTCGACCTCTCCTCCCAGATTTCGCAAGGCAAAGGCACCCTGGGGAAACTCGTCAAGGATGAGGCGCTCTATTACTCCGCCCTCTCGACCGTCAGCAACCTCCAGGACACGGCAACCGAAATCAAGGCGACGGTAGCCGACGCGCGCAAAATCGTTGACCAGGTCAACTCCGGCCAGGGCACCGTCGGGAAGCTCCTGAAGGAGGACACGCTCTATCGTGAAACGACCGAATCCATGACCAACCTAAAGGAGATTCTGCAGAAGGTCAACCAGGGCCAGGGCACAGTCGGCAAACTCGTCAACGACCAGGAATTCTACAAGAACGCGAAGCTGACCTTGCAGAAGCTCGACACGACCACCGAGAGCCTGGAGGACCAGGGGCCGCTGAGCGTTCTGGGCCTGGCCGTTGGCACCCTGTTCTGAGCTTGCTTTACACCCGCCGCCGCGCGGCATAGATTAGCGCCATGCCTTCGGATTACGATGCAACGGAGTTTGTGGACGGCGATTTTGAAACGCACAAATCGTCCCAATCCGGGGCTTTCGGCAGCACGGGGCCGTCGCCTCGCGCTCCGACGCGCGAAGAGGTGGACTCACGTGTCGCCGATGCCCAGCGGCGGCTCGCCGAGCTGAGACGCGAACAGGAGGAGCTGGAACGGCAACGGGCTGCCCTGGAAGACACGCGGCGCCGCCAAATGGAATTTCAGACGGGGCGGGAGGAAATGCTCCAGAATCTCACGCGAGGGCTGGGATTGCTCGAAGAGGCGGAGTTCAGCGCGCGGCGCGAAGCCGAACAACTGACCAAGGCACTGGATGATCTGCGCGACGCCCTGGCCAAGGTGCAGGCGATTAACGAAGAAACCTGGACCAAGGATAGCTTCGGCATGGAATTGACACGGGCTTTGACCACCCTGGAAAACGCGCGCATGGAATGGAATGCGGCGCTCCTGAAATTCCCGGTGCTATCCGGCCAGGGCCCAGCGGGCGGCGCAACCGGCCCGGGAATCCCGGCAGCGGTGCCGTCCCTCCTGGGGGCGCACACGTTCGGCGCGCTCTGCCGGATTGGCCTGGCGCTGACCTGGCCGCTGGCCGCAGTCGCCCTGCTCGCTCTGGCTGCGTTGCTGGTCGCGCTGATGCGACAATGAACCGGCGGCCGTCATGGCGTGGCTAAGAAAAAAGCCGGACCCGATTTCCGATCGCGCGCGGGCTCTCAACGACGAGATAGCCAGGCTCGAATCCCAGATCAAGGAACTGGACGCCCAGGTGCAGCGCGACCACTCCCAGCCGCGCCTGCGTTCCACCGCCTTGCCCCACGGGAGCACGGTCAGCCACATCGAACCCGAGCCGTTGAGCTCCTCCACACCTGAGGCCCAGGAGCCGATCTTCGAAGAAGTGGATCAGGACATATTACAGGCCCACGGCGAGGCCGCCACCACTCCCGAACACTATAATGAATTGGGGGTGCGCAAGTACGACCTGCCCGCGCTGTTGCGTCGTATTCGAGGACACTTTCGCGGGCCCTCCACTACCAATCCAAAGCTCGTGAGCTACCTCGCGGCAGGCGGGATCCAGGGACTTCGGCCGCTGCGCTATGAGAAGCGCGTGGCTCGCAACCGTTTTATCTTCTTCGCGGTCATCCTGTTCCTGGCCTTGCTGGGCACCTTGTGGGTTTTCCTCAAGGGGCACCGCTAAGCAGCCCGAGGCCTTTATTCCCAAGTCAGCCCCGCCTGCGGGCGGCGACCTCGGTTGATTTCCAACATCCGCACGCTATGTTGGTTCCTGATAGATATGGCGACTAAGACTTATATTGAAGCACGCACTTGTGGAATACGGATTCCAACTCCCGAAGGCGAGTTCATGGCCCATTACTCCGGGAAAGGCCTGTGCGGCCTGAATTTCCCATCGAATGCGAGCCGGCGGAGCAAGAGTCCGCACACAACGCGGGTGCCGGCGCTGGTCCGCCGCTGGCACTCGGTGTCCAGCCGGGCACTCAAGCTGGCGCTGACCGGCCAGCCCCCAAGAAAGCTGCCACCGCTGGATCTGTCCGCCGGCACTGACTTTCAACAGCAGGTATGGCGAGCCTTGCGCCGGATCGGCTGGGGTCGAACGTGGAGCTACGCACAAGTAGCGCGGGCCATCGGCAACCCGGAAGCAAGTCGCGCGGTAGGCCGCGCCTGCGGCGCCAATCCTATTCCGGTCTTTGTGCCCTGCCACCGCGTTTTGGCGGCGGATCACAGCCTGGGTGGATTCTCGGGCGGGCTGAGTTGGAAACGCGCGCTGCTGCGGCGCGAGGGCGTCGGGCGGTTTGACCCCAAGCCGGGGTCCAACCGCAGAAGCCTGTAGCGTTCGCCGCTCCGCCTTCCGCTAGCCGCTGGCCTGGCGAGTCCCTCCGGATGGCGCGGTTGCTTTTGGTCCGTGGCTGATTTTGCCTCGAATCGTAAGCATCAGCAAACCGCCGATGAATCCGAAAGGCGCCATGAAATAGAAGTAATTGCCGAGGCTTCGGTCAAGCAAGTTGCCCAGAACGTAACCAGCCAGGCTCCCGCCGAAGTACTGGAACGAGTCAATCAACCCCAACGCAAACCCTGCCATCCGCCGCCCGCCGATGTCCATCGGCGCGGCCGATCCCAGGATCGAGTGGGTGGAATTGGCGGTGAATGAAATAAGGACCAGGAACAGGATGGCGGCGTTGGTGCTGTGGAATTGGGCCGCCAGGAGAATTATAATCGTCTCCACGAAGTAGAGTATTGCGGCGACGGGCGCGCGCCTCCCTTTGAATAGCGTGTCCGAAACGTAACCGGCGATCAGCGAGCCGGCCGATGCCACAAAGGGAATCAGGAACGCGAGAAACTGGAACCGAATCGAGCGCAGATCCACGTTGTAGAGATCCTGCATGTAGCGGGGAAACCACTGGTCCACGGCTTGCCGAACCGCCCCGGTGCAGGCGTAGGCGCAGGCGGTGATCCATACCGCCGGGTTGCTCACGATGGCCCGGATCACCTGCGAGAATTGGGCCGTGACTCCCATGTCCCCGGAACTGCTCTCGTCTCGAATGACTCCCTGGAAGCCGGCCTCTTCCGGCGTTTCCTTTACTGTCAGCGCCATCCCGACGGCAACGAGCGCACAAATCACCGAGGGGGTCCAGAACAACCAACGCCAATGCAAGGGCGGCACGTTGATCAACCCGAGAATGCAAAAGCCAGCCAGCAGCGCCGGACCGAGCGTAAAGATGCCCAACCGGCCCAGGTTGATCATGAAGCCGAAAATGCCCGAAAAGCGCCCCCGCTCACGGTGCGCGAACCAGGCCGTATTGATCTTCACCATGCCCGGCGCGCCGAAGGCTTGCAGGTAGCCGTCCACTCCCCGTATCGCGATGAACAGACCCAGCATCCCCGCGAATGAGGCCGCGCCGAACAGGATGTTCATCACGATTGTCCCGGCCGCGCCGACCAGCATGGCCCGCTTGCCTCCGATGCGATCGGTGAGCAGCCCGTTGATGATCTGGCCGCAGGCATAAGCGAAGAGGGACGTCGTGATAATGTAGCCCATATCGCCCCGGCTAAACCCATACTCCTCACTGATTGACTTATTCGCAATCGAGAGGTTGTAGCGGCACATGTAGAACGAGGTGTACAACAGGCCGAGAAATCCCCAGTTCAACCCGCGCCGCGCGCGGAAGCCCGGCGGGTATTGCATGCGCGAAAAGGTAGAAGCAGCAGGTTGGCTCATAAGACGTTCAGGCGGCGGCCTTGCGGCGCGCGCTGGCGTGGCAGCCTTTCCGGCAGAAGCTCAGACCCCGGTTCATGCAGCATGAATCGTGTCTCGGCCGATGGTTGCGGCATTGCAAGCCCACAACGACCGTCAGGCAGTTCCCGACTGGCAACAGAATCATACAGGTTTGCGCGTGAGCGCCTGCCAAATGTCAGACGCGAGGCCCAGCTAACCAGAGCGGGCAGGCGAGGTCAAAAGGTTTTCGTCCGCAGGTTGACTAACGCCGCCTTTTCACAGACGTTACCACCTTATAAGCAGGAAAACCTATGAGTGATTTGCCGGAATACGTTGGCAGCCTCCCGAACGTCTGCGGCGCAGAAGGCCAGGTGCAAGCGGCCCTGCGCGCCAGCCGCGCGCGTCAGATCTTCAGAGCGGAGAATTGGATTGACTTTAACCGCGTCAACAGCGCGTTTGCCCTCGCGCTGCACATGCACCAGCCGCTCATCCCGGCCGGCGGCCCCAGCCTCGCCACCGCCGAAATCATCAGCAACCTCAGGCACATGAGGGACAACCCGGGCATCGGCGACAACCACAACGCCTCCGTCTTCCACTGGTGTTACAAACGCATGGGCGAGTTCATCCCCCAGTTGGCGGACGAAGGCAAACAGCCGCGGGTGATGCTCGAATACTCCGGCACCCTCCTGCACGGCCTGCGCCAGATGGGGCTCCATGACGTGTTCGACAACCTCAAGCGCATCACCTGCGACCACCGCTACCGGAACGCCGTGGAATGGCTCGGCGCCCCGTGGGGCCACGCGGTGGCGCCCTCCACGCCAGTGCAGGATTACCGTCTGCATGTCCTGGCCTGGCAACACCACTTCGCGGCCATATTCGGCTTCGAGGCGCTGGGCCGCGTGCGCGGCTTCTCCCCGGCGGAAATGGCCCTGCCCAATCACCCGGACACGGCCTACGAGTTCGTAAAGACGCTCAAGGACTGCGGCTACCAGTGGGTCCTGGTCCAGGAACACACCGTCGAGCGCCCCGACTCCGGTCACGGACCCGAGCGCAAACACCTGCCCCACCGCCTGATCTGTCGCAATTCCCGCGGACAGGAAGCCGCTATCGTTGCCATCATCAAGACCCAGGGCAGCGACACCAAGCTGGTCGCCCAAATGCAGCCCTACTACGAGGCCAAGGGACTCCCACGCTGGGAACTCGCCGGCCGACAGGTCCCCCCGCTGGTAACGCAAATCGCCGACGGGGAGAACGGCGGCGTGATGATGAACGAATTCCCGCCCAAGTATCTGGAAGTCATCCGCGAATGCTCCGGATCGAACACACCCGCCATGAATGTCACCGAATACCTGGAGCACATCTTCGCGCTGGGCGTGAAGGAGGAGGACCTGCCCGTCGTGCAGCCGATCTGCCAGAAGCGCATCTGGGACCGGTTCAAGCCGGGCGAGGGCGCCGAGCGCCTCGGGCAGATCATCAAGCAACTCAAGCAGGAGGATCACCGCTTTCACATGGAGGGCGGCAGTTGGACGAACAATATTTCCTGGGTGCGGGGCTACGAATCGCTGCTCAGTTCGATGGAAAAAGGCAGTTCGCTCTTCTACGAAAAGGTGCTCAAGCCCGGTCTGCCCACCAGCGACGGCCGCTTCCGCAACGCCCTGTTCCACCTGCTCTGCTCCCAAACCAGTTGTTACCGCTATTGGGGCCATGGCATATGGACCGATTACGGCCGTGAAATCTGCCGCCGCCTGGAGGCGATCCTGACGCACGATTTCTGAGCCATTGGGAATTGCGCCAGAAGCCTGTTGCGAAGTGGCCACCCTCCGCGACGCTCCGCACCCGGCGATGACCAGGCCCGCACGCCCCGGCGAAATCAGGCCGCCGCCCGCCGCAACCGATCCGCAATCGCGTGCCATTCCGGGCCATCCGGCAGCGCCTCTACCACGATCAACTCGGCCCCCTCTTCGTCGCATCGGTGCAGCACCGCATAGATTGCCCGCGCAAATGCCGTCGCATCGTGCGGAATCACTGACACCTTGCCAAACCCAGCCGCTGAAGGAACCCGCGTGTGGACAATCACGTGGATGTTCGCCTTTGCGACTCTGCTCCTTGCGCTGCGGGCTTCCAGTTCCGCCTCACCCTCCCATGACCACACCACCAGCCTTGCCTTGGGCGAGTAATGCGTCCTCAGCAAGCCGGGACTCCTCAATACTTCCGAATTCTTGTTCCCTCTGACAGCCAGTCGCCCGGACACCGCCAGCAGCGCCTGCTCATGGATCATGCCTGGCCGCAGCAACCGCGGCGGCGAATCGGAGATATCCAACACAGTGGACTCGATGCCGACTTGCGCCGCACCTCCGTCCACGATCAGCCCGATCCTGTCACCCATCGCCTTGCGCACATGCTCAGCGGTGGTGGGCGAAACCCGGTTCGATGGATTCGCGCTGGGCGCCGCCAGCGGGAAGCCGCACTCCTGAATCACGGCCTGGATAAAGGGATGGCTCGGCCAGCGCACCCCCACCGTCGGTCCTCCCGCGGTGATGATACTGGGAATATCCTTCGCCCGCGGCAGCACTAACGTCAGCGGCCCGGGCCAAAATGCCTCTCCCAGCTTGCCCGCCAGCGCCGGCCACGCCGCCACACAACGCCGCGCCATCTCAAGGCTCGCGACATGCACGATGATGGGATTGTGCGCCGGGCGCCCTTTGACCTGGAATATGCGCTCCACCGCACTCGCGTTCCATGCGTTCGCCGCCAGCCCGTAAACCGTCTCAGTCGGGAGCGCGACCACCTCCCCGGCGCGCAGCAACTCCACTGCCCGCCGCAACGCGGCCCGGAACAACTCCGGCGTATGCGTCGGCATAACTTCCGCATTGGCAAGCGGTTTCTTGTCCACGGCTCGAATTTGCCCGCCAAAACACCCAATGCACACCAAAATCTCAGAGATTCAGGCCTTACACCCGAGATGCACCCCCTGCCCACACTTGCTATAACCATCTGAATTTGATGGACTTGCACCAAACCCACCAGCCAATCCAGGCTGCCTCGGAGAGAAAGCAAGTCCCGGCGCCCCAGGGAGTCTCACCGTATACTCCCAGTATCCACACCGTATCCACACCGTGGATACAGCCTTGACATCCCGTGGGCTTACGGACCTGACGTTTCCGGCCACTGCGCGGTCGGGGACCCCCGTCCAATCCGGGCTTGCGCCGCGGCTGAGCGTAAACTAGAAATGAACCGTCATTCCCGTGGGGAGCACACTGCTCCCGCGGGCAGTTGGTTGATTTACCAGTCCAGTTACGAAACTATGATATGAGAAACCTTCGTTCCCTACTCACCGTGATTCCTGTTGCAGTCGCGTGCTGCCTTGCGAACTCCAATGCCGCGGATGGCGAGTTCAGCGGCCTCGATTCCAGCCTTGGCAACCTCTACCGCCTCTCCAAGGCCCAATCACGTTCCATCAGCCCGGAAAACTTCACGGGAGAGAAGGGCAAGGCCGGCATGGCCACCGAAGGCACCGGCAAAGGCGCGGCGCGCGACCTGGGGCAGGGCTGGAAGGTCTCCCCGTCAGTCCGCATCAAGGCCAAGACCACCTTCACCCTGGGCGAAATCAAAGGCCCCGGCTGCATCCAGCAGATCTGGATGACGCCCACCGGCAATTGGCGGCGGTCCATCATCCGATTTTACTGGGACGGCGAGGACCACCCTTCGGTCGAGTGCCCTGTGGGCGATTTCTTCGCCTGCGGCTGGGGCAAGTATTGCCAGATCAACTCCCTGGCGGTGTGTGTCAACCCCGGCAGCGCCTTCAACTGCTACTGGCAGATGCCCTTCCGCAAGAAGGCCCGCATCACCATGGAAAACACGGACGACAAGGATATGGTCCTCTACTACCAGGTCAACTACACGCTGGCCAACGTGCCCAAGGACGCCGCCTACTTCCATGCGCAGTTCCGCCGCGAAACGCCGCTCAAGCAAAAGGGCCTCTACACCATCCTGGAGGGCGTTGAAGGCCAGGGCCAGTACGTTGGCACCTACCTCGCCTGGGAGGTCCACAGCCCTGGCTGGTGGGGCGAGGGCGAGATCAAGTTCTTCATGGATGGCGACAAGAAGTTCCCGACTATTTGCGGCACCGGCACGGAGGATTATTTCTGCGGCTCCTATAACTTCGAAAACCGCGAGACAAAGAAATACCAGGTATTCTCGACCCCCTACACCGGCCTCGCCCAGGTCCTCCCGCCGGACAAGGCCTACGAAGTGGGCCAGCAGTTCGGCCTCTACCGCTGGCACATCCCCGACCCGGTGCGCTTTGAAAAGGACCTCAAGGTCACCATCCAGGCGCTGGGCTGGCAGGAGGGCGGCCGCTATCTCCAGTTGGAGGACAATATCGCCTCCGTTGCTTATTGGTACCAGGACGAACCTCACGCGCGGTTCCCGCAACTCCCGGCAGGACTGTAAGATCGCTGTTACTGTGGTGTTGGATTTCCGCACCGCTGCGAAACCAGCCAACACCACATGCTGCAACTATCGCCTGAACGCTCCACAATCTCTATAGACCAAGTTGTTATGCACACCTCGACTTTACTTTCGCGACGTCACTTCATGAAAACCACCGGCCTCGCCCTGTCGGCCGCGCTGCTTCCCACCGCCGACCCGCTGCTGGCCGCGGGAAAGAAGAAATGGCCGGTCGGCTGCCGCGATGCCCACCTCAAAGCCGCCGGCATGCCCGACAGTTGGTCCTGCATGAAAGCTCTCGGCGCGAAATGCGCCGAGGTCAACGTCGGACTGGATCTCACCTGCGGCAGCTTGTTCCATCCGCAGCGCAACTACACCCTGGCCACCCCCGACGGCATCCAAATGCTTAAGGAAGACCTTGCCGCCAGCGGCTGCCGCATCAGCGCCTTTATGATGGCCAACCGCTTCGACGAGCGACTCGAAGAGGAATTGGATTGCGCCCGCCGCCTCGTCCCAGCCGCCCAACAGCTCGGCGTCAACGTCATTCGCATTGACGTCGTGCCCCGCAAGCTCGACGGCGACCAGTTCCTGCCCTTCGCCGTGGGCGCCTGCAAACGCCTCTGCGCCATCGCCGAAGATACGCCCATCCGCTACGGCATCGAGAACCACGGCAAGATCACCAACGACCCGCGCTTTCTGGACCGCCTCTTCGACGGCGTCGGCTCCGACAAGCTTGGCCTGACCCTCGACTGCGCCAACTTCTACTGGTGGGGCCATCCGGTGGAGGACCTCTATCCCATCTACAAGCAGTTCGCCCCGCGCGCCTTCCACACCCACTGCAAAAGCATCCGCTACCCCGCCGACAAGAGGAATGTGCGGCGTGAAATGGGCTGGGAATACGGCAAATACTGCTGCCCCATCTACGAAGGCGACCTGGACTTCAAACGCATCGTCAAGATCCTCCGCCGGGCCAATTACCAGGGCGACCTCTGCATCGAGAACGAGTCCCTCGGCAGATTCCCGGAGAACCAGCGCGCCGATGTCCTGCGCAAGGAAATCGCGATGCTCAAAAAGCTGGCGTAGCCCGGACAACCCGAGCGTAATCGGCGGCGGCCCGACACGGACGGCCACGCCTGGGCGGCAAATCGCGGCCCCCCCCCCCGCCGCCGTTCCAGCGCGGCTTGCCGCAGCGCACTCCGCAATTGAAAAACGGCCCGACTTCAGCCACAATATGAGCGTGAAATCAAAACGCGTCCGGCTTTTCGTCAAACCCTACTGCGGGTGGTGCCACAAAGCCGAACGCTGGCTCGACGAAAAGGGAGTGGACTACGAGCGGGTGGATGTGATTGCCGATGAGGCCGCTTACGACGAGATGATCCAGCTCTCCGGACAGGACCTGGCGCCGGTATTAGACGTGGGCGGCAAGATCCTGGCCGATTTCGGCCCCGACCAATTGGCCGCCTTCTGGAAGAAGCTGGAGCATTAGATGCCCGGATTGACGCCCGCCGCAACCACGCCACGCCCGCGACTTCCAAAGTGGCTGCGCACACGCCTGCCCACCACCGACAGCTTTGCCCACACCCGCGCCCTGCTGGAAGAACTCAAGCTCCACACCGTCTGCCAGAGCGCCGCCTGCCCGAACCACTGGGAATGCTGGAGCAAAGGCACCGCCACCTTCATGATCGGCGGCAACCGCTGCACCCGGGCCTGTGGTTTCTGCGCCGTCACCACCGCCAAACCCTTCGCCCTGGATGCCGACGAGCCGTCCCGCGTAGCCGTGGCCACCCAACGCCTGAAACTCAGGCACGTTGTCATTACCGCGGTGGCGCGCGACGATCTCCCGGACGGCGGCGCGGACCATTTCCGGCGCACGATCGAGGCGGTGCGCGCGCTAAACCCGCGCGCAATTGTCGAGGTGCTCACCCCGGACTTCAACGCGCGCGCGGCGGCCATTGACGCCGTGCTGGCCGCCCGCCCGCACATCTTCAATCACAACCTCGAAACCGTGCGCCGGCTCACGCCAACGGTCCGTTCGCGGGCGACCTACGACCGTTCGCTCAGCGTCCTGCAGCAGGTGAAGGAAAAGACCGGCGGAACCCTCTACACCAAGTCCGGTCTTATGCTGGGTTTGGGCGAGACGGAGGAAGAACTGTTCACCGCCCTGGGGGATTTGCGGCGTGTTGGCTGCGACCTGCTGACGCTTGGCCAGTACCTCCAGCCAACGCTCAATAACCTGCCGGTGGTGCGGTTCATAACGCCGGAGAAGTTCGCCGAATACGGCTCGCGCGCCCGGCAAATGGGTTTCCTCCACGTCGCCAGCGCGCCGATGGTGCGCAGTTCCTACCACGCGGATGAGGTCAGCCTGCCGCTGCCAACCGACGCTTCCACGTCGTCGGCGCTACTGTAACTCCTTGGTGCGGAGGAAGATCCTCACGCCCCAGACGACCACTGCGATCAGCAGCGCCAGCGCAAGCAGCGTCACTACCGTCTTCAACGTTCGCGCCTGCCGAAAGACCTCGCTGGTCCGCTGCTTCTCGGACTGCATGAACAGGGCGAACTCCTTGTCGAGGGAGAGAACCGTTTCCACATCGTCTCGCAGCTTCAAGGTGAGCCAGGGAGACGACGGCCCACGCCATGCGGCTGGCAGCTTCTCCAGCGCCTCCGCATCCGCCCGGGCCAGGCCGCAGTGATTCCAAAACGGGGCCTGC
The nucleotide sequence above comes from Candidatus Paceibacterota bacterium. Encoded proteins:
- a CDS encoding L-threonylcarbamoyladenylate synthase, which codes for MDKKPLANAEVMPTHTPELFRAALRRAVELLRAGEVVALPTETVYGLAANAWNASAVERIFQVKGRPAHNPIIVHVASLEMARRCVAAWPALAGKLGEAFWPGPLTLVLPRAKDIPSIITAGGPTVGVRWPSHPFIQAVIQECGFPLAAPSANPSNRVSPTTAEHVRKAMGDRIGLIVDGGAAQVGIESTVLDISDSPPRLLRPGMIHEQALLAVSGRLAVRGNKNSEVLRSPGLLRTHYSPKARLVVWSWEGEAELEARSARSRVAKANIHVIVHTRVPSAAGFGKVSVIPHDATAFARAIYAVLHRCDEEGAELIVVEALPDGPEWHAIADRLRRAAA
- a CDS encoding DUF2961 domain-containing protein: MRNLRSLLTVIPVAVACCLANSNAADGEFSGLDSSLGNLYRLSKAQSRSISPENFTGEKGKAGMATEGTGKGAARDLGQGWKVSPSVRIKAKTTFTLGEIKGPGCIQQIWMTPTGNWRRSIIRFYWDGEDHPSVECPVGDFFACGWGKYCQINSLAVCVNPGSAFNCYWQMPFRKKARITMENTDDKDMVLYYQVNYTLANVPKDAAYFHAQFRRETPLKQKGLYTILEGVEGQGQYVGTYLAWEVHSPGWWGEGEIKFFMDGDKKFPTICGTGTEDYFCGSYNFENRETKKYQVFSTPYTGLAQVLPPDKAYEVGQQFGLYRWHIPDPVRFEKDLKVTIQALGWQEGGRYLQLEDNIASVAYWYQDEPHARFPQLPAGL
- a CDS encoding sugar phosphate isomerase/epimerase family protein, with protein sequence MKTTGLALSAALLPTADPLLAAGKKKWPVGCRDAHLKAAGMPDSWSCMKALGAKCAEVNVGLDLTCGSLFHPQRNYTLATPDGIQMLKEDLAASGCRISAFMMANRFDERLEEELDCARRLVPAAQQLGVNVIRIDVVPRKLDGDQFLPFAVGACKRLCAIAEDTPIRYGIENHGKITNDPRFLDRLFDGVGSDKLGLTLDCANFYWWGHPVEDLYPIYKQFAPRAFHTHCKSIRYPADKRNVRREMGWEYGKYCCPIYEGDLDFKRIVKILRRANYQGDLCIENESLGRFPENQRADVLRKEIAMLKKLA
- a CDS encoding glutaredoxin family protein; this translates as MSVKSKRVRLFVKPYCGWCHKAERWLDEKGVDYERVDVIADEAAYDEMIQLSGQDLAPVLDVGGKILADFGPDQLAAFWKKLEH
- the lipA gene encoding lipoyl synthase, giving the protein MTPAATTPRPRLPKWLRTRLPTTDSFAHTRALLEELKLHTVCQSAACPNHWECWSKGTATFMIGGNRCTRACGFCAVTTAKPFALDADEPSRVAVATQRLKLRHVVITAVARDDLPDGGADHFRRTIEAVRALNPRAIVEVLTPDFNARAAAIDAVLAARPHIFNHNLETVRRLTPTVRSRATYDRSLSVLQQVKEKTGGTLYTKSGLMLGLGETEEELFTALGDLRRVGCDLLTLGQYLQPTLNNLPVVRFITPEKFAEYGSRARQMGFLHVASAPMVRSSYHADEVSLPLPTDASTSSALL